The DNA window AGCGTGCGCACCTACGAAGGCACGATGAACATGCACATGCTCGTGCTGGGGCGAGAGATCACGGGGCGCTCGGCCTTCTCCCCGGACGATCTGGCAATGCCGTAGGGCTCACCCGAAGCCCTCGGCGCCTCCGCACGCGCGTGCAGGTCAGACGCGCCCTCTCCTCATCCCCGCTTCGCCGTGAGCAGCAGCACGCCGCAGGGGGTCAGCTGAAACTCGACTTCCCCCCCGACCACCTCGACGCCCACACCCGCGGGCACAACGCGCACCTCGCGCAGGTCGGCAAAGGGCAGGCGAACGCGGCCCGCATGTGGCGCATTCGAGATGTTCACCACGGCCATGAGCACATTTCCGCCGCCGTCGTCCCACCAGGCGCCGTCAAGCGGCTGGACGAGACCGAGTGGGCGCGCACCCGAAGATGCGGTGAGAAATGCCGCGAGGGCGCGCATCTCGTCGGCCTCCCTGCGAATCTCGCCCCACAGCGGCGTGCGTCGCAGGTCCCACGCGTGGTCTGAAGCGGCCGGGTCGAGGCTCTCATGCACGGTGTAGTACACCACCCCCCTCGCCCCATGGCTCAGGCCGACCCACGTCATGGCACGAAGCTGCTCCGGCGTGGGCGGCACGGGCCAGAGCGGCGCCTCGACGAAGGCCTGCTGGATGAGCCACACCGCTCGTCCCGGACCCAACGCCTCGCGCGCCAGATCGACCCAGTGCCCCACGGTGCTCACCGGCTTGGGAACGGCGCCCAGCGGATACGGGTCGACGGCCAGGATGTCGCAGGCCGTGCCCAGGGTGGGGAACGTGGACGGAGCGTGGTTGGCCTGGTACAGCGGCCGTCCGTCGCACGCGGCAAAGGCGAGGTGAATGGCCTCGAGAGCGCGCTGGGTGAAGGCCGGCTTCATGTCCGGCTCGTCGACAGCCGTCCAGGCAAGGGGATGGAGGCCACCGTACCGGTCGACGAGGGTCTTCACGCCGACTGACGCCTGGGCTGGATCGGGCGCCACATCGGTCTCGAAGATCACCTGCATGCCATGCGCCGCAGCCGCGGCGGCGAGTGCGTGCGGGTTGTCTCCCGGAGGCATGAGCACGAGGTTCACGCCGCTTTCGGCGGCGCGCTCGATGGCCTGCACGCTGCTCTCGTGAAGATAGAGCCCGATGGGAAGAAAGGGCGCGCCGCCGATGTGCGTGACCCCGTCACGGGTGATCTGCACCGCCGCACCGAACCTGCGCGGCAGGCCAGGCAGGGGACGAATGCGCACAGGGTCGCCCTCGATCACGGTGGCGCTCCCCTGCGATACCCGCCACCAGAGCAGCTCACCGGGCGGCAGGGGCAGGGCGGCGACCGCCACACCGTCTCGCGGCGCCCACGCAAGGTCACCCATGCGCGTCTGGCCGCGCGTCTCGCCGGCGTGCCAGGCAAAGACCGCCTCCGAAGACATCTTGCCCACCACCTCGAGGCGCAACCGGTTCTCGACGGCGCTGACGCGAAGGTCGAAGGGCAGGCGCACGAGCTCGACGTCACGCAGCTCAAGCCTCCCCTTGCGCGCGCGCAGCGAGAACGCAATGCTCGACGGGCCCACGGGGCCGGTCTGGCGCATGGTCACCGCGTGCGCAGCCCACCCCTCGCCCACCTCGAAGTCACCGCGCGCCGGCCCCAGTGCGGCGCTCACCCGCGCCCGGGGCTTCTCCCCCGTGAAGCGGGCCGCGAAGCGCAGGGTGTACACCCCCGCCTCGTGCAGATCGAGGGGGCTCCAGGCCACGGCGGCCGGCGCGCCTGCGTGGTTGGCGACGCAGAGGCCGTCTGGAAGGGATTCGAGGGTCGGCAGATGCGCGACGTCGAGCTTGAAGAAATCAACGATCTGCTGGCGAAACGCCCCCCGCGCTCCCCCTGTCCAGTCGAGCAGGCGGAACGCGAACCGCTCGGCGCTGGCTTCAGCGGCGCAGGTGAGCACCACCAGCAGCGTCATGGCGACACACGTCAGCCGCCGAGACACAGCAGGCGTTCGGCGATCTCGTAGACATCGACCGGCCAGCACCACGACGGCCGAGGCTGGAGTGCGCCGTGCCGCCGGGTGGCGCGGCACGTGAGCACCTCGCGCCGCCAGCGCTCCGGGACGCCTTCACGACCGTGAAAAGCGCCCAGCAGCGCGCCGGCGATGGCGCCATTGGTATCGGTGTCGCCTCCCTCGCAGACCGTGTCGATGACGCCCTGCTCGAGCGTCTCGGCGTGCAGCAGGCGATGAAAGGCGTTGTGCAGGGCGGTCTTCACCCACCCCTGCTGGCGCATGAAGTCGGGCGGCGGCGCCAGGGCCGCGCGCTCGAGCACCTCGCGGGTGAGGGGCGTGGAAGCCTCGAGGGCGGCACGATACATCTCCTGGCGCGACGCGCCCGCAAGGCCAGCGGCCACCGCGCGCACAAACACCTGGCTGCTCTCGCGACAGACAGGATTGGGGTGAGAGAGACCCGCGTCGAGATCGGCCCAGCGCACGGCCGCCTCGACGTCGCGATGGGCGGCGATGCCAAGCGGGCTCACGCGCATGAGGGCGCCGTTCGACTCGCTGTGCGCGTTCGCTCCGCTGTCGGTGTGCGCTGCGCGTGAGAAGGCGGCGTGGGTGGTAGACCCGACATCAAAGGGGTGCGATTGATACCAGGTGCGATAGGCCGCGAAGGTGGTCGCCTCTTCGAATCGACCCGTGGCCACGAGACTGCGGGCAAGCGCCAAGGCCAGCTCGGAATCATCGGTGGCCTGTCCGGCCAGGGTGTTCCAGACGCCCCCGTCGGCGAGATCTCGCGGCCCCCTCTCAGGGTACAGGGTGCGGATACGCTGCGGGTCCTTGAACTCGACGAGACTGCCCAGGGAGTCACCCGCCAGCTGACCGAGAAGCACGCCCTGGGCGCGAGCAAGCAGCGCCGCGTCGACACGGGCATGGGGCGATGGCAGGCGCACCGGGAACGAGAGCGCCGACGTGGGCTGCACTTCGCGCTCGACCATGTGCCAGTCACGACGTCCGAGATCGGCGCACACCGCGAGCGAGCCGCCCAGGCAGAGATCGACCGACTGGCTGCCGACCTGGGGATAGCGCACCGGCGTTCCGCGGCTGTCGGTCACCTCGCCACCGCGGGCGCGCAGCAGCGCGTGGCCGCCGGCGAAGTCGAACCAGCCGGGATAGGCCAGCGAGACCGCAGCCTCTCCCTCGCCCACCGCCACCAGGGCGAGACGGTAGGCGATGCTCGACATGGCGCGATAGCGCGCGGGCGCGGTGCAGGCGAGGTTGGCCTCAGGCTTGCGGTCGGCGGCCTGCGAGACGAGCACCACGTGACGTGAGGTGAGGGCATCCGGCAAGGGCACCGTGACAACGGGTCTGCCGTTGCGCTGCATCGGGCCGCACCCCTCTGCCCACGCGATGAGGTCGCCGTCATCATCCGGATAGCAAGGGGCGTAGACGACGCCGAGCACGGGCACGCCGTCTCTCACCAGTGCGATGGAGACGGCGCTGGCGCGATATCCACGCAGATATGAGGCCGTGCCGTCATTGGGGTCGACGAGCCAGAACGTGCGCTCGTCGGCGGCGCGGTGCACCCCGGTCTCCTCGCCGTAGTAGCTCCACTCGGGGAAGTGGTGCAGGAGACGCGCGCGTATGAGGGCCTCGGCCTCGTCATCGACGTCGGCGTGATGGCCGGCACCACGGGGGCCGTCTGCTCGCCATGTATCGCGTCGGATGAGTTCGCCCGCCCCCCTGGCGGCCTCGATGGCGACGCGCAGGGCATTGTCGAGATCGCGCATTCCGAATCCTCCTCCAGTGCCGCGTCCACGAAGAACGCCCCTACCCCGCTGAGCAATCGGTGAGGATGGGATGCTGGATGGGTTGGCCGGCTGCCGCGCGACTCCTGCGGCTTCGAAGCGGTCTGCCCTCAGAGCCCGACGGCCAGGGGCATCTCAGAAGCGAAGCTGACCGAGCGTGCGCGGTGCACGAACTGTCCGAGGCGCGCGCCCAGGCTGCCCGACAGGCGCGTGAACGAGACGCTGACCACGCGCGCGCCATCGGCCGAGGTCCGGGTCGCGACCACGCGGGCCCGCACGCGGAACGCAGCGGAAGGCACCTCCACGGCCACCTCGATGGGCAGACCCTTGAAGCAGAGGCCGCCCTGCAGCACGAACGACAGGCCGCCCTGGCTGAAATCGCAGGTGCGCGCCGTCTGCCACCTGCCCGACCAGGGCAGGCGATACCAGAAGCGAACGGCGGTCGTGGCACGGTGATGGGTTCGTCGGTCGATCTCTCTCACGGTCATCCTCCAGAGCTTCCTCGTCTCACCACCGCGCTTGCGCGCCGCGGCCTGAATCTTCCCTCGTGAGTCAGACTGTAGAGCGCTGCGCTGAAAAAAGACTTGAAACGAGGAAGCCCCGGATCAGCGACCGTGTGGCCAGACCCAGTCGCGGATCTCCGGCATGTCATCACCGTGCTCGCGGATGTAGAGCCCGTGCTCGACCAGCCGCCCCTGCAGCTCCTCGCTGGCGTAGGCCGCCACGGTCTGCAGGCGGGGAACCCGATCGATGACGTCAAGTGCCAGGTGGAAGCGGTCGAGATCGTTGCGCACCACCATGTCGAACGGGGTGGTGGTGGTGCCCTCCTCCTTGTAGCCGCGCACGTGAAGGTTGGCATGATTGGTGCGGCGGTAGGTCAGGCGATGGATCAGCCACGGGTAGCCGTGGTAGGCGAATACGATGGGCTTGTCGGTGGTGAACAGGCGATCGAACTCGCGATCGCTCAGCCCGTGGGGATGCTCGCTGGGCGGCAGGAGCTTCATGAGATTCACCACGTTCACCACACGGATCTTCAGGTCCGGCGCGATGCGACGAAGCAGATCGACGGCCGCCAGGGTCTCGAGGGTGGGCACATCGCCGCAGCAGGCCATCACCACGTCCGGCTCGGCGCCCCGATCGTTGCTGGCCCAGTCCCAGATGCCGATGCCCGCGGTGCAGTGCTTGATGGCTGCGTCCATATCGAGGTACTGCAAGGCCGGCTGCTTGCCCGCCACGATGACATTGACGTAATCGCGGCTGCGCAGGCAGTGGTCGGTGACCGAGAGCAGGGTGTTGGCGTCCGGTGGCAGGTAGACCCGCACCACGTTGGGCTTCTTGTTCACCACGTGATCGATGAAGCCGGGATCTTGATGCGAGAAGCCGTTGTGGTCCTGTCGCCACACGTGCGAGCTCAGCAGGATGTTGATCGACGAGATGGGGGCTCGCCACGCGATGTGCTCCTTGGTCGTGTGGAGCCACTTGGCGTGCTGGTTGAACATGCTGTCGATGACGTGGGCGAATGCCTCGTAGGTCGACAGCAGGCCGTGTCGCCCGGTGAGGGTGTAGCCCTCGAGCCAGCCCAGGCAGGTGTGCTCGCTGAGGATCTCCATGACGCGCCCGGATGGTGCGAGACGCCCGCCCTGGGCGTCTTCTGGCAGGGTCTCGGCCAGCCAGGTGCGATCGGTGACGTCGAGCACGGCCCCGAGTCGGTTCGACTCGGTCTCGTCAGGACCCATGACGCGGAAGTTGGTGGGGTTCTTCTTCATCACGTCGGCCAGCAGCCGCCCCATCACCCGCGTGGCCTCCGCCGTGGTGGTGCCGGGGGCAGAGACGTCGACGGCGTAGTCGCGGAAGTCCGGCATGCGCAGCTCGCGCCGCAGCAGACCGCCGTTGGCGTGGGGGTTGTCACCCATGCGACGCTTGCCCGCAGGAGCGAGACCCGCGATCTCAGGCGCCGGCGCCCCGCTCTCGTCGAAGAGCTCCTCCGGCTTGTAGCTGCGCAGCCAATCCTCGAGAAGCGCAAGATGCCCGGGGTTGCGCGCCATGTCAGAGAAGGGAACCTGGTGAGAGCGCCATGAGCCCTCGGTCTTACGGCCATCGACCTCCTTCGGGCCTGTCCAGCCCTTGGGCGACCGCAGCACGATCATCGGCCAGGTCGGACGGGTGAGGTCGCCCTCCACGCGAGCCCGACGCTGGATACCCGCGATCTCGTCGCAGCAGGCGTCGAGCGCGGCCGCCATCTTCTGATGCATCTCCTCCGGATCGCTGCCCTCCACGAAGCGGGGCGCGTAGCCGTAGCCTCGCAGAAGTGCGTCGAGCTCGGCGTGGGGGATGCGCGCAAGTACCGTCGGGTTGGCGATCTTGTAGCCGTTCAGGTGCAGGATGGGCAGCACCGCGCCGTCGCTGGCCGGATTGAGGAACTTGTTGGAGTGCCAGGCGGTGGCCAGCGGTCCCGTCTCGGCCTCGCCGTCGCCCACGACGCAGGCCACCAGCAGCTCCGGGTTGTCGAGGGCGGCGCCGAAGGCGTGGGAGAGGGCATAGCCCAGCTCGCCCCCCTCGTGGATGGAGCCCGGGGTCTCGGGGGCCACGTGGCTCGGGATGCCGCCCGGGAACGAGAACTGCTTGAAGAGGCGCTGCATGCCCTCCTCATCGCGCGACACGTTGGGGTAGTACTCGCTGTACGTACCCTCGAGCCAGGTGCTTGCCACCAGGCCGGGGCCTCCGTGGCCCGGACCCGCGATGTAGATGACCGACAGGTCGCGGGCGTTGATGACGCGGTTCAGATGGGCGTAGATGAAGTTGAGGCCGGGGGTCGTTCCCCAGTGCCCGAGCAGGCGCGGCTTGACGTCTTCCACGCGCAGGGGGCGACGCAGCAAGGGGTTGTCGAGCAGATAGATCTGCCCGACCGACAGGTAGTTGGCCGCGCGCCACCAGGCGTGGATGCGGGAGAGCGCGTCGGCTGAGAGAGGCGCTTCGGGGGTGGCGGCAGGGGTCACGAGAGACGGCATGGGAACGACCTCCAGTTGGGGCGGGCTCCACAGCGGAGCCGGGATGGCGGTCGGAGGATTGGTGTCGCGCGGCGCGCTCTCCTGCCCTGCTGGGGGAGTCGTTGCCGCACTGGGCGAAACCTGACCCCCAAGAAGCGAGACCGCGTGACGCGGTTCGCAAGCCGTGACCGCGTGCGGTCAAGGAGGCCACGGGAGGTTCAGCGTTGCTGCAGCCTGGCACAGAGCTACAGCGGGGGTACATCATCGAGTCGGTCCTCGGCCGGGGCGGCATGGGGGCGGTCTATCTCGCGCGCCAGTCGAGCCTGGGCGGGCGGAAGGTGGCCATCAAGGAGACCGTGCTGCCAGGCGCGGCGGCGCACGACATCGCCGCTGCCACGGCCCTGTTCCGCAAAGAGGCCGAGATCCTCGCGGGTCTCGAGCACCCGGGACTGGTCGACGTCAAGGACTACTTCGAGGAGGGCGGCTCGCAGTTTCTGGTCATGCAGTTCATCGACGGGGCGAGCCTCGAAGAGGCCTGCACCGACC is part of the Pseudomonadota bacterium genome and encodes:
- a CDS encoding phosphoketolase family protein; protein product: MPSLVTPAATPEAPLSADALSRIHAWWRAANYLSVGQIYLLDNPLLRRPLRVEDVKPRLLGHWGTTPGLNFIYAHLNRVINARDLSVIYIAGPGHGGPGLVASTWLEGTYSEYYPNVSRDEEGMQRLFKQFSFPGGIPSHVAPETPGSIHEGGELGYALSHAFGAALDNPELLVACVVGDGEAETGPLATAWHSNKFLNPASDGAVLPILHLNGYKIANPTVLARIPHAELDALLRGYGYAPRFVEGSDPEEMHQKMAAALDACCDEIAGIQRRARVEGDLTRPTWPMIVLRSPKGWTGPKEVDGRKTEGSWRSHQVPFSDMARNPGHLALLEDWLRSYKPEELFDESGAPAPEIAGLAPAGKRRMGDNPHANGGLLRRELRMPDFRDYAVDVSAPGTTTAEATRVMGRLLADVMKKNPTNFRVMGPDETESNRLGAVLDVTDRTWLAETLPEDAQGGRLAPSGRVMEILSEHTCLGWLEGYTLTGRHGLLSTYEAFAHVIDSMFNQHAKWLHTTKEHIAWRAPISSINILLSSHVWRQDHNGFSHQDPGFIDHVVNKKPNVVRVYLPPDANTLLSVTDHCLRSRDYVNVIVAGKQPALQYLDMDAAIKHCTAGIGIWDWASNDRGAEPDVVMACCGDVPTLETLAAVDLLRRIAPDLKIRVVNVVNLMKLLPPSEHPHGLSDREFDRLFTTDKPIVFAYHGYPWLIHRLTYRRTNHANLHVRGYKEEGTTTTPFDMVVRNDLDRFHLALDVIDRVPRLQTVAAYASEELQGRLVEHGLYIREHGDDMPEIRDWVWPHGR
- a CDS encoding PilZ domain-containing protein codes for the protein MTVREIDRRTHHRATTAVRFWYRLPWSGRWQTARTCDFSQGGLSFVLQGGLCFKGLPIEVAVEVPSAAFRVRARVVATRTSADGARVVSVSFTRLSGSLGARLGQFVHRARSVSFASEMPLAVGL